A genomic region of Gossypium hirsutum isolate 1008001.06 chromosome D01, Gossypium_hirsutum_v2.1, whole genome shotgun sequence contains the following coding sequences:
- the LOC107921982 gene encoding 187-kDa microtubule-associated protein AIR9 isoform X3: MEDPEAQPGEDPVIKPLNLDHHFAESPAESVTKVAKPGKSSEAAKPKVSAPANSTRKRSDTRNGSELSSGFARSTVSSSLRSSNSVAVTRRNSTGGLSEKSSASTARQQNNTSSIAGKKPSTLLATESVRRSLPELRGSSLSSSATKLTPRANLSETRKSVPVSPVGRSLSTSTASGTSIQKTLRKSTVKPSSSASSSLKKISSSSLDSTASSASKKTISKVSSPITRSPTVSSGLRSGSLSSSLDRSSNLSGRKKAATPESRDSHFIVLPQVEIKAGDDVRLDLRGHRVRNLNAGGLNLSPNLEFVYLRDNLLSTLEGVEILTRVKVLDLSFNDFKGPGFEPLANCKALQQLYLAGNQITSLISLPQLPNLEFLSVAQNKLKSLAMASQPRLQVLAASKNRISTLKGFPYLPVLEHLRVEENPILKMPHLEAASILLVGPTLKKFNDRDLSRDELALAKRYPTHTALCIRDGWEFSRPEHAADSTFRFLFEQWKDHFPPGYLLKEASIDKPFEEDACRCHIVFVQESTLSIDSDIILKYKWFLGERTLSNFTAIPDVNGEVYWPKHEDINKILKVECIPVLGETEYPSIFAISSPVARGNGIPKVVNLEVHGELVEGNVIKGHAKVAWCGGTPGKGVASWLRKRWNSSPVVIAGAEGEEYQLTLDDIDSSLVFMYTPVTEEGAKGEPQYKYTDFVKAAAPSVNNVRIVGDAVEGNVIRGVGNYFGGREGPSKFEWLRENKETGDFLIVTSGTPEYTLTKEDVGRRLAFVYIPINFEGQEGESVSIVSGTVRQAPPKVTNVKIIGDLRENSKITVTGAVMGGTEGSSRVQWFKTNSSTLNGENELEAMSTSKVAKAFRIPLGAVGCYIVAKYTPMTPNGESGESVYVITERVVETLPPSLNFLSITGDYSEGGILTASYGYIGGQEGKSIYNWYLHEVENDMGTLIHEVSGLLQYRVTKDAIGKFISFQCIPVRDDGIVGEPRTCLGQERIRPGSPRLLALQIVGDAVEGTILSVEKNYWGGEEGDSVFRWFQTSSDGSQCEIRGASGSSYMPTVDDIGFFISVSCEPVRNDWARGPIVLSEQIGPIVAGPPTCQSLEFLGSIMEGQRLSFIASYIGGERGDCLHEWFRLKANGIKEKLSSDEFIDLTLDDVGRSIELVYTPIRKDGIKGNSRSIISDEISPADPVGLALVIPDCHQNQEIVPLKTYFGGQEGVGKYTWHRTKTKPNGLVLTDISSSSEDVMCGQTFSTYTPSLEDVGAYLVLQWLPTRVDGQSGKPLVAISSSAVIPAPPAVSSVNVKQLTSGIYSGEGEYSGGYEGSSLFSWYRETSDGTIILINGANYKTYEVTDADYNSRLLFGYTPVRSDSVVGELKLSEPTEIVFPASIMQVMIQACLLSYTSYQQPMDVSTVLVYERGVLLESIKFLSNLPSLLLALEYPNRY; encoded by the exons ATGGAGGACCCCGAAGCACAACCTGGTGAAGATCCGGTGATAAAGCCCCTAAATTTGGACCACCATTTCGCTGAAAGTCCTGCAGAAAGTGTGACTAAGGTTGCTAAACCTGGGAAATCTAGTGAAGCAGCAAAGCCAAAAGTCTCAGCACCGGCTAATTCAACCAGAAAGAGAAGTGATACTAGAAATGGATCTGAATTAAGTTCAGGTTTTGCTAGATCAACTGTATCTTCTTCATTGAGATCATCCAATTCTGTTGCCGTGACAAGAAGGAACAGCACAGGAGGCTTGTCTGAGAAGTCATCAGCCTCTACTGCAAGACAGCAAAACAATACTAGTTCTATTGCAGGCAAGAAACCCTCCACCCTGTTGGCTACTGAGTCAGTTAGGCGGTCCCTACCAGAACTCAGAGGAAGTTCACTGTCTTCATCGGCAACAAAACTAACACCCCGAGCAAACCTTTCAGAGACTAGGAAGTCGGTTCCAGTGTCACCTGTGGGTCGAAGTTTAAGTACATCGACTGCGTCTGGTACAAGTATACAAAAAACTCTGAGAAAGTCCACTGTAAAGCCATCGTCGTCAGCCTCTTCATCCTTGAAAAAGATTAGTTCTTCATCACTGGACAGCACTGCCAGTAGCGCCAGCAAGAAGACAATCTCAAAGGTTTCTTCTCCAATCACACGGTCACCTACAGTATCCAGTGGTTTAAGATCTGGGTCTTTGTCATCATCCCTGGATAGGAGTTCTAATTTATCTGGGCGGAAGAAAGCAGCGACCCCAGAAAGTAGAGATTCACATTTCATTGTTCTTCCTCAGGTGGAGATCAAAGCTGGTGATGATGTG AGATTGGATCTTAGGGGCCATAGAGTGCGCAACCTTAATGCTGGTGGGTTGAACTTGTCACCAAATCTAGAG TTTGTTTATCTCAGAGACAATCTCTTATCAACACTGGAAGGAGTTGAAATATTGACACGAGTGAAG GTTCTTGATTTGAGCTTTAATGATTTCAAAGGGCCTGGATTTGAACCTCTTGCGAATTGCAAAGCCCTACAG CAATTATATCTTGCTGGGAATCAAATCACTTCACTTATAAGTTTACCTCAGCTACCGAACTTGGAG TTTCTCTCTGTTGCTCAAAACAAGTTGAAATCCCTTGCAATGGCAAGTCAACCTCGACTACAG GTTTTAGCTGCCAGCAAAAATAGAATATCAACTCTAAAGGGTTTTCCCTATCTTCCGGTTCTTGAG CATTTGCGAGTGGAGGAGAACCCTATACTTAAGATGCCTCATTTGGAAGCAGCTTCCATTTTACTTGTTGGGCCGACCTTGAAGAAATTTAATGATAGAG ATCTTTCCCGAGATGAGCTAGCACTTGCAAAGCGTTATCCTACACATACGGCTTTGTGCATTAGGGATGGTTGGGAGTTTTCTCGTCCAGAGCATGCTGCAG ACTCAACATTTCGCTTCCTGTTTGAGCAATGGAAGGATCATTTTCCTCCTGGTTATCTGCTTAAAGAAGCCTCTATTGACAAACCTTTTGAAGAGGATGCTTGTCGCTGTCACATAGTTTTTGTTCAGGAGAGCACGTTGAGCATTGACTCAGATATAATCTTAAAGTATAAATGGTTTCTGGGTGAGAGAACACTTTCGAATTTCACTGCTATTCCTGATGTCAATGGTGAG GTTTACTGGCCGAAGCAtgaagacataaataaaatattgaaagtgGAATGCATTCCAGTTTTAGGGGAAACCGAGTATCCTTCAATTTTTGCCATATCATCTCCAGTTGCGCGAG GGAATGGAATTCCAAAGGTTGTAAACCTTGAAGTACATGGAGAACTGGTGGAAGGTAATGTAATCAAGGGTCACGCTAAGGTTGCATGGTGTGGTGGGACTCCTGGGAAGGGTGTTGCTAG CTGGTTAAGGAAAAGATGGAACAGCAGCCCGGTGGTAATTGCTGGAGCAGAGGGTGAAGAGTATCAATTGACCTTAGATGACATTGACTCCAGTTTGGTCTTTATGTATACTCCAGTAACAGAAGAAGGTGCCAAAGGGGAGCCTCAATATAAGTATACTGATTTTGTAAAAGCAG CTGCTCCATCCGTTAATAATGTCCGAATTGTTGGGGATGCTGTAGAAGGGAATGTCATCAGGGGAGTTGGCAATTACTTTGGAGGAAGAGAGGGTCCGAGCAAGTTTGAGTGGTTACGCGAGAATAAGGAGACTGG AGACTTTCTGATAGTGACAAGTGGTACACCTGAGTATACTTTGACGAAAGAAGATGTTGGGCGACGCTTGGCTTTTGTATATATACCTATAAACTTTGAGG GACAGGAAGGGGAATCTGTGTCAATAGTCTCTGGTACTGTGAGGCAAG cTCCACCAAAAGTAACAAATGTTAAGATAATTGGCGATTTGAGGGAGAACAGTAAGATTACTGTGACCGGTGCTGTCATGGGAGGTACGGAAGGTTCAAGCAGAGTACAGTGGTTTAAGACAAATTCGTCAACGCTCAATGGTGAGAATGAGCTTGAAGCAATGAGCACGTCCAAAGTTGCTAAG GCATTCCGCATACCATTAGGAGCAGTTGGCTGTTATATTGTTGCAAAATATACTCCGATGACTCCTAATGGTGAATCTGGTGAATCAGTTTATGTTATAACGGAAAGAGTAGTGGAGA CTCTTCCCCCCAGCCTGAATTTCTTATCTATCACGGGTGATTATAGTGAAGGTGGTATACTGACAGCATCATATGGCTATATAGGGGGTCAAGAAGGAAAAAGTATCTACAATTGGTACCTTCATGAG GTTGAAAATGACATGGGCACTCTGATTCATGAGGTTTCTGGGCTTCTTCAGTATCGTGTAACCAAAGATGCAATTGGTAAATTTATCTCCTTTCAGTGTATTCCAGTGCGTGATGATGGGATTGTAGGTGAGCCAAGAACCTGCTTGGGACAGGAACGTATTCGTCCTG GAAGCCCGAGATTGCTTGCTCTTCAGATAGTTGGAGATGCTGTTGAAGGAACTATTTTGAGTGTTGAGAAAAACTACTGGGGTGGTGAAGAGGGTGATTCAGTTTTTCGTTGGTTTCAG ACTAGTTCAGATGGTTCGCAATGTGAGATTAGGGGTGCTAGTGGCTCATCATATATGCCGACAGTTGATGATATTGGTTTCTTTATTTCAGTCTCATGTGAGCCTGTGAGAAATGACTGGGCTCGTGGTCCCATTGTTCTTTCTGAACAAATTGGACCTATAGTAGCTG GTCCACCTACTTGTCAGTCTCTGGAGTTTCTTGGATCAATCATGGAGGGACAACGTTTGAGCTTCATTGCTTCATATATTGGAGG GGAGAGGGGAGATTGTTTACATGAATGGTTTAGGCTGAAAGCCAATGGGATCAAGGAGAAACTAAGTAGTGATG AGTTTATTGATTTAACTCTTGATGATGTGGGAAGAAGTATTGAACTTGTTTACACTCCCATACGCAAAGATGGAATCAAAGGGAATTCTAGGAGCATAATATCTGATGAGATTTCTCCCG CGGATCCAGTAGGTTTGGCCCTAGTCATTCCTGATTGCCATCAGAACCAGGAGATTGTCCCACTAAAAACATATTTTGGTGGACAGGAAGGTGTTGGAAAGTATACTTGGCATAGAACAAAGACCAAGCCAAATGGGTTGGTTTTGACAGATATATCTAGCTCTTCTGAAGATGTTATGTGCGGTCAGACATT CAGCACGTATACTCCATCACTGGAAGATGTGGGTGCTTATTTAGTACTACAATGGCTACCCACTCGTGTCGATGGTCAATCTGGAAAGCCATTAGTTGCAATTTCTAGCTCAGCAGTTATCCCAG CACCTCCAGCAGTTTCCAGTGTAAATGTAAAGCAGCTGACTTCAGGAATATATTCTGGGGAGGGTGAATATTCTGGTGGCTACGAGGGATCAAGTCTCTTTAGTTGGTATAGAGAGACAAGTGATGGAACAATCATTCTCATCAATGGGGCTAACTATAAAACTTATGAGGTCACTGATGCAGATTACAACAGTCGTTTGTTGTTTGG